The following are encoded together in the Triticum aestivum cultivar Chinese Spring unplaced genomic scaffold, IWGSC CS RefSeq v2.1 scaffold30827, whole genome shotgun sequence genome:
- the LOC123174149 gene encoding germin-like protein 8-11, with protein sequence MASSSSFLLLAVLLALVSWQATASDPSPLQDFCVADMNSPVRVNGFVCKNPMEVNVDDFFKAATLDKPRVTNKVGSNVTLINVMQIAGLNTLGISIARIDYAPLGQNPPHTHPRATEILTVLEGTLYVGFVTSNQPAPNRNKFLSKVLNKGDVFVFPVGLIHFQFNPNHHKPAVAIAALSSQNPGAITIANAVFGSDPQISDDVLAKAFQVEKNTVDWLQAQFWENNHN encoded by the exons ATGGCAtcctcctcttccttccttctcctcgcTGTTCTTCTTGCCTTGGTCTCATGGCAGGCCACTGCCTCCGATCCTAGCCCCCTCCAGGACTTTTGTGTCGCCGACATGAATTCACCAG TACGTGTCAATGGGTTTGTTTGCAAGAACCCAATGGAGGTTAACGTTGATGACTTCTTCAAGGCAGCCACCCTCGACAAGCCTAGGGTGACCAACAAGGTTGGATCCAACGTCACTTTGATCAACGTCATGCAGATTGCTGGACTCAACACCCTCGGCATCTCAATTGCGCGCATTGACTATGCTCCCTTGGGTCAGAACCCACCACATACGCACCCTCGCGCCACTGAGATCCTCACGGTGCTCGAGGGGACATTGTATGTTGGCTTTGTTACATCCAACCAGCCCGCCCCAAACAGAAACAAGTTCCTCTCGAAGGTGCTCAACAAAGGTGATGTGTTCGTCTTCCCCGTGGGGCTCATCCACTTCCAATTCAACCCCAACCACCACAAGCCTGCCGTTGCAATTGCCGCGCTTAGCAGCCAGAACCCAGGGGCTATCACAATTGCCAATGCGGTGTTTGGGTCAGACCCACAAATATCCGATGATGTTCTTGCCAAGGCGTTTCAGGTGGAAAAGAATACAGTAGACTGGCTTCAGGCCCAGTTCTGGGAGAACAACCACAACTAA
- the LOC123174151 gene encoding germin-like protein 8-11, with the protein MASSSSFLLLAVLLPLVSWQATASDPSPLQDFCVAHMNSPVRVNGFVCKNPMEVNVDDFFKAAALDKPRVTNKVGSNVTLINVMQIAGLNTLGISIARIDYAPLGQNPPHTHPRATEILTVLEGTLYVGFVTSNQPAPNRNKFLSKVLNKGDVFVFPVGLIHFQFNPNPHKPAVAIAALSSQNPGAITIANAVFGSDPQISDDVLAKAFQVEKNTVDWLQAQFWENNHN; encoded by the exons ATGGCAtcctcctcttccttccttctcctcgcTGTTCTTCTTCCCTTGGTCTCATGGCAGGCCACTGCCTCCGATCCTAGCCCCCTCCAGGACTTTTGTGTCGCCCACATGAATTCACCAG TACGTGTCAATGGGTTTGTTTGCAAGAACCCAATGGAGGTTAACGTTGATGACTTCTTCAAGGCAGCCGCCCTCGACAAGCCTAGGGTGACCAACAAGGTTGGATCCAACGTCACTTTGATCAACGTCATGCAGATTGCTGGACTCAACACCCTCGGCATCTCAATTGCGCGCATTGACTATGCTCCCTTGGGTCAGAACCCACCACATACGCACCCTCGCGCCACTGAGATCCTCACGGTGCTCGAGGGGACACTGTATGTTGGCTTTGTTACATCCAACCAGCCCGCCCCAAACAGAAACAAGTTCCTCTCGAAGGTGCTCAACAAAGGTGATGTGTTCGTCTTCCCCGTGGGGCTCATCCACTTCCAATTCAACCCCAACCCCCACAAGCCTGCCGTTGCAATTGCCGCGCTCAGCAGCCAGAACCCAGGGGCTATCACAATTGCCAATGCGGTGTTTGGGTCAGACCCACAAATATCCGATGATGTTCTTGCCAAGGCATTTCAGGTGGAAAAGAATACAGTAGACTGGCTTCAGGCCCAGTTCTGGGAGAACAACCACAACTAa